DNA from Sorangium aterium:
CGTTCGTGCTGATCGCCGTCCAGGCGCGGCTCGCGGGGCTCGATCCGTCGCTCGAGGAGGCTGCCCTGGACCTCGGGGCGACGCCGCTCAAGGCGTTCTTCCTGATCATGGTGCCTTACCTTCTGCCCGCGATCATCTCCGGTGCGCTGATGTCGTTCACGCTGTCGATGGACGAGCTCATCGTCACCTACTTCACCCGCGGGCCCAAGTCCGAGACCCTGCCGATCAAGGTGTTTGGCATGGCGAAGGTGGGTCTGAACCCGATGCTGAACACGATCTCGACGGTGTTCATCGTAGCGACTGCGATGCTCGTCGTGGTCGCCGAGTCGCTGAAGGGCACCGCGAAGCGGCTCCCCGACGAGGGCTGAAGGGGAGCGGCGCGCGGCGCGAACGCGGGCGCCTGCGCCGGCGCAGGCGAGACAAGGAAAAGGCCAATGAAACGCATCTCAGCGCTCTTGATACTGATGTTCGTCCCGCTCCTCTGCCTCCTCGGCTGCGGGAAGAAGGAGAGCCCGGCGCCGCAGCAGGCGGCCGCCTCGGGGAGCGCCCCGGCGACCGAGCCGAAGCCCGGCAACGAGCTCAACCTCTTCGGGTGGTCCGAGTACGTCCCCCAGGAGGTCCTGGACGGCTTCACGAAGGAGACGGGGATCAAGGTCAACTACGAGACCTTCGCCTCGAACGAGGAGATGCTGTCGAAGCTCCTCGCGGGGGGCACCCGGTACGACCTCATCCAGCCCTCGGAGTACGCGGTCGAGGCGCTCATCAGGCAGAAGAAGCTGCAGCTGCTCGATCAATCGCGCATCCCGAACCTGAAGAACATCGCGCCCGCGTTCAGGAACCAGCCGCACGACCCGGAGCTCAAGTACTCGGTCCCGTGGATGGCCACGGTCGTGGGCATCGTCGTCAACACCCAGAAGGTGAAGGAGCCCGTGAAGGGCTTCAAGGACGTGTTCCAGCCGAAGTACAAGGGGCGCATCGTGGCCCTGAACGACAACCGCGAGATGGTCTCGTGGGTCATGGTGACGATGGGGATGAACGCCAACGACGTGACGCCGGAGAACCTCGCGAAGGTCAAGCCGACCCTCGCGGAGTGGATCAAGCTCGTGAAGGTGTTCGATTCCGACAGCCCGAAGACGGCGCTGCTCAACGGCGACGTCGACATCGGCGTCGTCTGGAGCGGGGAGGCGGCCCTGCTCTACCAGGAGAACAAGGACAAGTTCCAGTTCGTCCTGCCGCAGGAGGGGACGCACAAGGCGATCGACAGCCTGGTGATCCCCGACAGCGCCCAGAACAAGATCGGCGCGGAGATGTTCATGAACTACATCCTCCGCCCCGAGGTCAGCAAGCTCATCTCGGACAAGTTCCCTTACACGAACCCGAACGCGGAGGCGCGCAAGCTGCTCACGCCGGAGCAGCTCGCGAACCCGGCGAGCTACCCGCCCATCGCGGGGCTGGAGACCTTCCACGACATCGGCAAGGCGGCCGCGGACGTGGACAAGCTCGTGACCGACCTCAAGGCGTCGGAGTGAGCGGCGGGGCGTCATGAACACGGCCACCGGGCAGGTCGTCGAGTTCCAGGGCGCCCGGCGGAGGCCGGGCGTCCGCGGGTGGCTGCTGCTCGCCCCGCTCTTGATCTGGCTCTTCGCCTTCGTCGTGGCGCCCACCGCGATCATGTTCGTCTACAGCTTCTGCGAGCGGGACGAGCTCGGGCAGGTGGTCTTCGAGCTCTCGCTGTCGAGCTACTCTCGGGTCTTCGACCCGACCTACGTCAAGATCCTGCTGAGCTCGATCAAGTACGCCGCTATCACCACGGTGATCTGCCTCATCGCAGGTTATCCGGTGGCGTACTTCATCGGGCGGGCCAGGGAGGGCGTCAGGAACCGGCTGCTCATGCTGGTGATGGTGCCGTTCTGGACGAGCTTTCTCATCCGGACGTATGCCTGGATGTCGATCCTCAAGTCGGAGGGGCTCCTCAACGGGCTGCTCCTCTACCTGCGGATCATCTCGACCCCCCTCGACATCATGTACACGCCGACGGCGGTGGTCATCGGCCTCGTCTACTCGTATTTGCCGTTCATGATCCTGCCCATCTACGGGAGCGTCGAGAAGCTCGACAACGCCCTGATCGAGGCGGCGTTCGATCTCGGCGCGGGGCCCGTGTCGGCGTTCTCTCACGTCATCGTCCCGCTCACCCGGCCGGGCATCCTCGCGGGCGTCCTGCTCGTGTTCATCCCGGCGCTCGGGATGTTCGCGATCACCGATCTCATGGGGGGATCGCGCGTGCCGATGATCGGCAACGTCATCCAGAACCAGTTCGGCCAGGCGCGCGACTGGCCCTTCGGCGCCGCGCTCGGCATGACGCTCCTGCTCCTGTTCTCGCTCTTCTTCCTGCTCGGCCTGCGCAAGGAGCCAGAGGCCTGATGCGGCGCCTTCCCGCGAGGCGCACCGCCGCGCCTCTCCGCCTCTCCGGCGCTCCTTACCGGCCCTCTCCCGCCCTTGGCCGGCTCTCCGAGGTGAATCGATGGATGTGATGGTCGAGCTCCGCGCGGTCACCAAGCGATTCGGCGCCTTCCACGCCGTGAGCGAGGTCGATCTCCAGATCAGGGCGGGCGAGTTCATCACCCTCCTCGGGCCCTCGGGGTGCGGCAAGACGACGCTGCTCCGGATGATCTCGGGCTTCGAGACGCCGTCGAGCGGCACGGTCCTCCTCGAGGGGAAGGACGTCACGCACGAGCCTCCCTACCGCCGGGACGTGAACCAGGTGTTCCAGAGCTACGCGCTGTTCCCTCACATGACCGTGCAGGAGAACATCGGCTTCGGGCTGCGGATGAAGAAGGTGCCCCGGGCGGAGATCGCCGAGCGGGTCCGGGCCGCGGTCGCGATGGTGTCGCTCGGAGGCATGGAGCAGCGCAAGCCGTCGCAGCTGTCCGGCGGGCAGCGGCAGCGGGTCGCGCTCGCGCGGGCCATCGTGTGCCGCCCGAAGGTCCTGCTGCTCGACGAGCCCCTCTCCGCGCTGGACGCGAAGCTCCGGCACGCCATGCAGGTGGAGCTCAAGGAGCTGCAAAAGCAGCTCGGGATCACCTTCGTGTTCGTGACCCACGACCAGGAAGAGGCGCTCACCATGAGCGACCGCATCGCCGTGATCAACAAGGGCCGGATCGAGCAGCTCGGCGACGCGTCGCAGATCTATCACCGCCCCAAGACGACGTTCGTCGCGAATTTCATCGGCCAGGCCAACATCCTCCGCGCGACCGTCCTCTCGCGGAGCGGCGATCACGCCCGGGTCCGGCTCGTCGACGGGGGGCTCGAGCTCCTCGTCAACGCCGAGCACCTGGCGGGCGGGGCCGGGAGCACCCTTGTCTCCATCCGGCCGGAGAAGATCGCGCTCCGCAAGGAGCCGCAGGGCGCGCCGGAGAACCGCTTCGAGGCGCGCGTGGAGGACGAGCTGTTCAAGGGCGCCACCGACCAGCTGCGCCTCCGGACCGACGCCGGCCTCGTGCTCACGGCGGTGGTCGCCAACGAGAGCTCCGGCCA
Protein-coding regions in this window:
- a CDS encoding ABC transporter permease; translated protein: MNTATGQVVEFQGARRRPGVRGWLLLAPLLIWLFAFVVAPTAIMFVYSFCERDELGQVVFELSLSSYSRVFDPTYVKILLSSIKYAAITTVICLIAGYPVAYFIGRAREGVRNRLLMLVMVPFWTSFLIRTYAWMSILKSEGLLNGLLLYLRIISTPLDIMYTPTAVVIGLVYSYLPFMILPIYGSVEKLDNALIEAAFDLGAGPVSAFSHVIVPLTRPGILAGVLLVFIPALGMFAITDLMGGSRVPMIGNVIQNQFGQARDWPFGAALGMTLLLLFSLFFLLGLRKEPEA
- a CDS encoding polyamine ABC transporter substrate-binding protein, with the protein product MKRISALLILMFVPLLCLLGCGKKESPAPQQAAASGSAPATEPKPGNELNLFGWSEYVPQEVLDGFTKETGIKVNYETFASNEEMLSKLLAGGTRYDLIQPSEYAVEALIRQKKLQLLDQSRIPNLKNIAPAFRNQPHDPELKYSVPWMATVVGIVVNTQKVKEPVKGFKDVFQPKYKGRIVALNDNREMVSWVMVTMGMNANDVTPENLAKVKPTLAEWIKLVKVFDSDSPKTALLNGDVDIGVVWSGEAALLYQENKDKFQFVLPQEGTHKAIDSLVIPDSAQNKIGAEMFMNYILRPEVSKLISDKFPYTNPNAEARKLLTPEQLANPASYPPIAGLETFHDIGKAAADVDKLVTDLKASE
- a CDS encoding ABC transporter ATP-binding protein, whose protein sequence is MDVMVELRAVTKRFGAFHAVSEVDLQIRAGEFITLLGPSGCGKTTLLRMISGFETPSSGTVLLEGKDVTHEPPYRRDVNQVFQSYALFPHMTVQENIGFGLRMKKVPRAEIAERVRAAVAMVSLGGMEQRKPSQLSGGQRQRVALARAIVCRPKVLLLDEPLSALDAKLRHAMQVELKELQKQLGITFVFVTHDQEEALTMSDRIAVINKGRIEQLGDASQIYHRPKTTFVANFIGQANILRATVLSRSGDHARVRLVDGGLELLVNAEHLAGGAGSTLVSIRPEKIALRKEPQGAPENRFEARVEDELFKGATDQLRLRTDAGLVLTAVVANESSGQAALHAGDRVFCHLHPDDIVIVHEE